In the genome of Deltaproteobacteria bacterium, the window CGGAGAGGCAGGCCGCCGTTGAGATGCTGGAGAAGAAGTGCCTGATTCTTGCGAGGGGCTTTCTGAAGCGTGGGAGGATCGAGGAGGCGATGAGATATAGGGTATTGGCCGGGGAGTGGCGAGAAAGCAGGGTGGAGCAGGCAGGTGGCCGCGGCCGGGGCGGATCCGGCGGGCAGGAAAAGAGGGGAGGAGAGGGTTGACCCCGCTGTTTGAAAGGATCTGTCTTGAAGATGTCGATCGGTCGGACGAACTCTTTTCCATGAGTTTTGAGCCCGATCTCAGCCGGTTGAGGGAATCGGTCAAGAGGGTTGGGATCCTGGAGCCCCTGTGGCTGAGGGAGAAGGGCGGCCGATTTCAAATCGTCGGCGGCTTCAGGCGTTTCGATACGGCCCTTTCCTTGCGAGAAGAGAGGGTTCCGGCTCTCATCTGGAAGGGTGAGCAACTCGAAGACATGCGGGCCTTCTGGATGAGCCTCCATTCGAATGTTACCGCCCGGGGCCTCAACCCCGTGGAGAAGGGGCTGGTTCTGGGAAAACTCCTGGATCACTTCAGGTTGAGCCGGAAGGAAGTGATTCGAACCGCCATGCCCCTGCTCGGTCTTGAACCAAGCGAAAAGATTCTGAGCGGGTTCCTTCTGCTAAACGGTTTTCCCACGCCCCTGAAGAGGTATCTGCTGAGCCACGGGGCGAGCCTCGCTACGGTCAGCCTCCTGGGGAGGTTCACCGGGGAGGAGCAGGAGTCCCTGGCCGGCTTTCTTGCCCCCCTGAGACTCGGTGAGAATGTCTTGAGAGAGATTCTCACCTTTATGTGGGAGATCAGCCGCCGAGACGGAGTCCGGGTCGACGAGGTCATTTCAGGGGAGGAGATGAGGCGCCTCCTCTCTGACGGCCGTCTGTCCGGGCCCCAGAGGATCGAGGCGATCAGAAGAGTTCTGAGAGAGAAGCGGTATCCAAGGCTTTCGGCTCTTGAGGAGACGTTTAGGTCCGCCAGGAAGAGAATGAGACTCTCACCGAAAATCCTCCTGAAGCCCCCTCCGTTTTTCGAAGGCAATCGATTCAGGATCGAAATCGGCTTCGAGACCCTGGAGGAGTACAGGGCCGCTCTGTCAGAACTCCGGGACCTGCCCGAAGAGAGCATCAACAGCCTTCTCGCCATCAAGGGCTATGGGGGTGACACCCATGGAACGGGTCTTCCTTGACAGGGCCGTTGCAGGCGATGCACGGGCCCTTTCGATCCTGAGGAGACTCGAGGGCGTGCCCGTTGAAATCGTGGAAGGAACCGGCCAGCTCCTCCGGAGAGTGAGATCCATGGGGGGTGATCCTCTGAGCCGGGGCAAGAGGATGCTCTTTCTGTCGGCCCACCGGGGGAGCATGGTGGCCAGGTGCCCCGGGACACGCCGGCACATCTGCTGTGGCTACCGGACTATCGACCTCGCATCCAACTGCCCCATGGATTGCTCCTACTGTGTTCTCCAGGTATACCTGAACAACCCGGTGATCACGATTTTCACCAATCTCGCGGATCTGATCGATGAACTGGAGAGAGGGAGGAACCGGGGCGGGGCGGGCTTTCTGAGAGTCGGCCCGGGAGAGATCTCCGACAGCCTGGCCCTCGACCACCTGACGGGCTTCTCGGAGGAGCTGGTTCAGTGGTTTGCCCGCCGCAGGGACAGCATCCTGGAACTGAAAACCAAAAGCGACAGGGTGGACCACCTGCTGAGCCTGAACCATGGCGGGCATACCGTGGTCTCCTGGTCTTTGAATCCCCAGTCGATCATAGACGCCGAGGAACACGGCGCTCCTTCCCTGATTCAACGGCTCAAAGGCGCACAGAAGTGTCAACAGGCCGGCTATCCGATCGGGCTCCACTTCGACCCGATGATATTCAAGGACTCATGGGAGAGGGATTACCGCGACTTGGTCGAGGAGACCTTCCGCTTCGTGGATCCGCGGAGAGTGATCTGGGTGAGTATGGGGGCACTCAGATTTCCCCCATCCCTGAAACCGCTCGTTCAGGATCGCTTTCCCGAGAGCCGGATTCTTCTGGGCGAGCTGTTTCCCGGAAAGGATGGGAAGCTGCGGTATCTGGAGACCATCCGCGTTCAGATGTTCAAGAGAATGCTTTCGTGGCTCCGCGACAAAGACCCGTCCCTCTTCGTGTATCTCTGCATGGAGACCCATGAGGTCTGGAAAGCCGTCTTCGGGTGGAGCCCGGTGAGCACTTCCGGGCTGATCCATGCCTTTGACAGGCGGTGCCAAGCGTTCATGGAAGGAAATCTTTGAAGTAAAGCGCAATCAACCTGGCGAGGATTCTCACGATTCGGCCTTTGCCTCCAGGGCCTGGTTTATCTTCCTCTTCAGTTCGGACAGATCAGACGATTTTACCACATAGTAATCAGCGGCAATGGACTTGAGGTCACCCTTGAACATGCTGTAAGCAGAACAGAGAATCACCGGCAAATCGTAGAACCTCTCTCTTATGGTCTGCAAGAGATCCAGACCATTGTATTCAGCCATCTTGATATCAAGGATCACCACGTCGGGTTTCTCCTTTTCGATCCTCTCAACAAGCTGGTGGCCGTCTTCGGCCAGAGCCACCTCGTACCCGTCGCCTGTCAATTCCTCCGAGTAGAGAAGCCTGATGGACTCCTCGTCGTCTACGATCAAGACTTTAGCCATAGGGGACTCCTCATTCTGACTGTTTATTCTTCAGCGTTCATCCCAACGCCGCAGGAGATAGGGCTTCGCCTCTTCAAAGACGAGACACTGATCCTCGACATACTCCTCGGCCTGTTGGGTGGACATCACCTCCACCTTGTTGACATCGCTGAGAGCCCTTCCGTAGTAAAGGGGGAGCAAGGAGTCGAAGAGAGAGTCGGCCTCCCGGCCGCCTCTCCGGAAGGCTACAGCATAGTCGAAAAGTATCTTGGCCCAGAGCTCTGTGGGAAAATCGAAACGCTCTTCTCCGATCTCTGCAACCTCCGTCAGTTTGGAAAAGACCTCTGGAGCCAGAATCGTCTTCCACCGGTCGATCATCATTTCCGCTCCTCGAGTGAATCGGGTGTAAAGGCTCTTCTTGTCGACCTGCACGTCCGGGATAGTCTCCATCTGGCCCTGCCCGAAACCGAATATGGCCGTGGGTTTACTCCACTTGATGGAACGCCATTTCGCCTCGTAGTGGCCCATCATGGTAAAAATGGTCCCCACCACCTCATCGAAGGTGGGCCCGAGATCGGCGGCTGGATCCTTTGGTTTCTGTTCTTTGGGCCGGCCCATGAATGACTGGCAGATGGGAACCCCATGGGTGATGGCCAGAGTGATCATCCAGATATCTATGCCCATGTGAGAGATCCGCTCGTCCCAGGGTCTGTTCTCGAGATACAGGCGAGCGAGCTCCCCGGAAAATCCCACGTCACCTCCAAGGGGCTGTCTCACTCGTCTCCCGTAAAGGGTCCGGACAAGGGGATATGCGATGTTGTTGGTGAAGGTCTCCTCGAACCTGTGGTGGAGATAGAGGGGAGAGACGAAGCCGAAGTTCCGAAAAAGTGGGTCTCCCAGGTTCTTTATCCATCGCGGCGTGATGCTCGAAGGATCGGCATCCACGACGAGAACAGCCCTCGCCTTGAGTTCAACTGCCTTTCGGAAGAGATTTCGGAGGCTGTTGCCCTTCCCGGTGACAGCCTCACCGGTGGCAAGATAGATCTTGGGAACCTCGGTTCTCACTCCCAGGAAGGCTTCCTTGGTCCCATCGTCTGAATGACTGGCGCAGTTCAGAATCACGGACTTCCGGTTCGGGAAGAACTCAACCAGCCCTTCATCCGCTTTCTCCGTAGGGAGGGTGATTCCCTTGGGTTTGTTGTAAGAAGGAATGCCGACGACGATCTCTGCATCCCTGACATTGCTGGGATTTTCCTCGTATAACTCGTTCATGTCTTCCAGCTTCCTCCCGTGCCGTCTCAAGTCAGAGAATAACACATAGGACCGACAAGTCAACTGGAACCCCAAAATCCAGCGCCACTTTGCCAACTCAGGGGGGAGACAAGGAAACAAGGGGGACGTAGGTTCTCAAGCAACTTCCCGAGTGTCCAGGGGGCTTCTCTACTCCTGCCAGTTGGTAGCCGGTCCGCCCTCGGGCCTTGGCCGGACCATTGAACCCAGGTATGACCTCTATGGCCTGCCGGTT includes:
- a CDS encoding response regulator — its product is MAKVLIVDDEESIRLLYSEELTGDGYEVALAEDGHQLVERIEKEKPDVVILDIKMAEYNGLDLLQTIRERFYDLPVILCSAYSMFKGDLKSIAADYYVVKSSDLSELKRKINQALEAKAES
- a CDS encoding ParB N-terminal domain-containing protein, with protein sequence MTPLFERICLEDVDRSDELFSMSFEPDLSRLRESVKRVGILEPLWLREKGGRFQIVGGFRRFDTALSLREERVPALIWKGEQLEDMRAFWMSLHSNVTARGLNPVEKGLVLGKLLDHFRLSRKEVIRTAMPLLGLEPSEKILSGFLLLNGFPTPLKRYLLSHGASLATVSLLGRFTGEEQESLAGFLAPLRLGENVLREILTFMWEISRRDGVRVDEVISGEEMRRLLSDGRLSGPQRIEAIRRVLREKRYPRLSALEETFRSARKRMRLSPKILLKPPPFFEGNRFRIEIGFETLEEYRAALSELRDLPEESINSLLAIKGYGGDTHGTGLP
- a CDS encoding glycosyltransferase, which gives rise to MNELYEENPSNVRDAEIVVGIPSYNKPKGITLPTEKADEGLVEFFPNRKSVILNCASHSDDGTKEAFLGVRTEVPKIYLATGEAVTGKGNSLRNLFRKAVELKARAVLVVDADPSSITPRWIKNLGDPLFRNFGFVSPLYLHHRFEETFTNNIAYPLVRTLYGRRVRQPLGGDVGFSGELARLYLENRPWDERISHMGIDIWMITLAITHGVPICQSFMGRPKEQKPKDPAADLGPTFDEVVGTIFTMMGHYEAKWRSIKWSKPTAIFGFGQGQMETIPDVQVDKKSLYTRFTRGAEMMIDRWKTILAPEVFSKLTEVAEIGEERFDFPTELWAKILFDYAVAFRRGGREADSLFDSLLPLYYGRALSDVNKVEVMSTQQAEEYVEDQCLVFEEAKPYLLRRWDER